A stretch of the Papaver somniferum cultivar HN1 chromosome 6, ASM357369v1, whole genome shotgun sequence genome encodes the following:
- the LOC113291054 gene encoding protein RETICULATA, chloroplastic-like, which produces MLAPYVRIGQASAASQGLFGRMQHAYAALPSSVFEVERPGCRFSVQQRIATYFYKGLMYGAVGVGCGLVGQGIPNFIMTTKRSIKKSEEDIPVPPLIKSAALWGVFLAVSSNTRYQVVNLLERLVETSPVGKRVPPVALAFTVGVRFANNVYAGMQFVDWARWSGCQ; this is translated from the coding sequence ATGCTAGCACCATATGTGCGCATTGGGCAAGCATCTGCTGCTTCACAAGGATTGTTTGGACGAATGCAACATGCTTATGCAGCTTTACCTAGCAGTGTGTTCGAGGTTGAAAGGCCGGGGTGTCGGTTCTCGGTTCAGCAAAGGATTGCAACATACTTCTACAAGGGTCTTATGTATGGAGCTGTTGGTGTTGGGTGTGGTCTGGTTGGACAAGGCATTCCGAACTTTATCATGACTACTAAACGGAGCATTAAGAAATCAGAAGAAGATATCCCTGTGCCGCCTCTAATCAAAAGTGCAGCTCTTTGGGGTGTATTTctggcagtttcatccaatacccGGTACCAGGTTGTAAACTTACTGGAACGGCTGGTTGAGACATCCCCTGTTGGAAAGCGAGTCCCTCCAGTTGCATTGGCATTTACTGTTGGTGTTCGATTTGCAAACAATGTTTATGCAGGCATGCAGTTTGTGGATTGGGCAAGGTGGAGTGGCTGTCAATGA
- the LOC113288365 gene encoding BTB/POZ domain-containing protein At2g13690-like: MSKKASVLSKKRQGLLHHRTSWCCSFTNPPKTPENLSSFQQSKLIHQKFGGGGAGAATAGGGGIAKNSSLGFVGKRMDPRRILSPGRVSPINSDNTLTEENDVRVETCSVIGSPLPEKSPERVVEEDEVVVGVVSNEKYDVRLNLKGRDGNSLVLELDSKVLSENSSVFANLIADCHKNSGGLANLCRIEVHEVDNLRVYHQTIALMFADDIVKTFVQMGVSKSIDALEVAAGIMFTRGVLSCLKYLEAVPWSEDEEEKLKSLFTRYTFDKKTTEDVLGRLYPGEESTNSQPYTAVQLINSVTGCTNFSSSRRELKSLVKGLLSKSSVYEKDLTALKKEDLYQICQSCLNSLVGIFKEAADSVVHEEGGSSSTAGTSTQPFIERISVQVDNIKWLFEILGEQQMAEEFVNLWAEQEALLAMHKIVSPMVRYEVSRISASVFIALGKGMLLCPSESRCGVFQSWFRPMLSDYDWLQRCKKGLDVKVLEESMGQALLMLPMKHQHMFFMEWFESYSKHGSECPNLSSAFQIWWRRSFLRGSKSSHTTELEAPES; encoded by the exons ATGTCGAAAAAAGCATCGGTTTTGAGTAAAAAACGTCAGGGTTTATTACATCATAGGACATCATGGTGTTGTTCTTTTACGAATCCACCTAAAACTCCTGAGAATTTATCTTCTTTTCAGCAATCTAAATTGATTCATCAGAAATTTGGGGGTGGTGGGGCTGGTGCTGCTACTGCTGGTGGAGGTGGGATTGCCAAGAATTCTTCTTTGGGGTTTGTTGGTAAAAGAATGGATCCTCGTCGGATTTTGTCACCGGGAAGGGTATCTCCGATTAACTCTGATAATACTTTGACTGAAGAAAATGATGTTAGGGTTGAGACTTGTTCTGTAATTGGATCTCCTTTGCCTGAGAAATCACCGGAGAGAGTTGTAGAAGAGGATGaagttgttgttggtgttgtttctAATGAGAAGTATGATGTTAGGTTAAATTTGAAAGGAAGAGATGGGAATAGTTTGGTGTTGGAATTAGATTCTAAGGTGTTGAGTGAAAATAGTTCAGTTTTTGCTAATTTGATTGCTGATTGTCATAAGAATTCTGGGGGTTTGGCGAATTTGTGTAGAATTGAGGTTCATGAGGTTGACAATTTGAGGGTTTATCATCAGACTATTGCGCTTATGTTTGCAGATGATATTGTGAAGACTTTTGTTCAAATGGGTGTTTCGAAATCGATTGACGCGCTTGAG GTAGCAGCAGGAATCATGTTTACTAGGGGTGTATTATCATGTTTGAAGTACCTTGAAGCTGTTCCCTGGAGTGAGGATGAAGAGGAGAAGCTGAAGAGCCTCTTTACCAGATATACATTTGACAAAAAAACAACTGAAGATGTATTGGGAAGACTATATCCAGGAGAAGAGTCCACCAACTCCCAACCTTATACAGCTGTTCAGCTCATTAATTCAGTTACAGGTTGTACCAATTTCAGTTCATCAAGACGAGAGCTCAAGTCCTTAGTGAAGGGTCTCTTATCGAAGAGCTCAGTTTATGAAAAGGACCTAACTGCTCTCAAAAAGGAGGATCTTTATCAAATTTGTCAGTCTTGTCTGAATTCACTGGTTGGAATTTTTAAGGAGGCCGCTGATTCTGTTGTACATGAGGAAGGAGGTTCATCAAGTACAGCGGGAACTTCTACACAGCCTTTCATAGAGCGAATCTCAGTGCAAGTTGATAACATCAAGTGGCTATTTGAGATTTTGGGGGAACAACAAATGGCCGAAGAGTTCGTCAATCTTTGGGCAGAACAGGAAGCTTTACTGGCaatgcataaaattgtttcaccgATGGTCAGGTATGAAGTTAGTCGGATTTCAGCGTCAGTGTTCATTGCACTTGGGAAAGGTATGCTGCTTTGTCCGTCAGAGTCTAGATGTGGTGTTTTCCAGTCGTGGTTTAGGCCAATGTTGTCAGACTACGATTGGTTACAGAGATGCAAGAAGGGACTAGATGTAAAGGTTTTGGAGGAATCCATGGGGCAGGCACTTCTTATGCTACCAATGAAGCATCAACACATGTTCTTCATGGAGTGGTTTGAATCTTATTCTAAGCATGGATCTGAGTGTCCTAATCTGAGCTCTGCCTTCCAAATTTGGTGGCGTCGGTCTTTTTTAAGAGGCTCCAAATCTTCTCATACTACTGAACTAGAAGCACCAGAATCATGA